The Streptomyces aurantiacus genome includes a region encoding these proteins:
- a CDS encoding LysR substrate-binding domain-containing protein, whose amino-acid sequence MIEEAVDRVVDTVEGQDSPSLHGTVRVSAPDGFGTAFATPALVRVRRHHPQLQVELITATRQLALRPSGFDLAVVIGVPSSSRLVTEHLTDYTLGLYACDDYLAKYGRPKSLAEPREHPLIFYIESVLQVGDLDIERHLPGMAPAFSSTNVFAQLEATRQGAGIGVLPAFLAQRTQLRRLLPDEIDIRLPVTLAVRREAVTHAAVRTLWAALLQEVAERADELLPE is encoded by the coding sequence GTGATCGAGGAGGCCGTCGACCGTGTCGTCGACACCGTGGAGGGCCAGGACTCGCCGTCCCTGCACGGCACGGTGCGCGTCAGCGCGCCCGACGGCTTCGGCACCGCCTTCGCCACGCCCGCCCTCGTACGGGTGCGCCGCCACCATCCCCAGCTCCAGGTCGAACTCATCACCGCGACACGGCAGCTCGCCCTGCGCCCGTCCGGTTTCGATCTCGCCGTAGTCATCGGCGTTCCCTCCAGCAGCCGCCTGGTGACCGAGCACCTCACCGACTACACGCTGGGGCTCTACGCCTGCGACGACTACCTGGCCAAGTACGGCCGGCCGAAGTCGCTGGCGGAGCCGCGCGAGCACCCGCTCATCTTCTACATCGAGTCCGTGCTGCAGGTCGGCGACCTCGACATCGAGCGCCACCTTCCCGGCATGGCCCCCGCCTTCTCCTCGACGAACGTCTTCGCGCAACTCGAAGCCACCCGGCAGGGAGCCGGCATTGGCGTCCTTCCGGCCTTCCTGGCCCAGCGGACGCAACTGCGCCGGCTGCTCCCCGACGAGATCGACATCCGGCTCCCCGTCACCCTGGCCGTCCGCCGGGAGGCGGTGACACACGCCGCCGTGCGCACCCTGTGGGCCGCGCTACTGCAAGAGGTCGCCGAACGGGCCGATGAACTGCTTCCGGAGTGA
- a CDS encoding alpha/beta fold hydrolase, which produces MSSTGTPNEAVVTSYAKAPARTVSAGGVTYAYRELGPKGGIPVVFFVHLAATLDNWDPRIVDPIAQGRHVIAFDNRGVGASTGQVPDSVEAMADDAYTFIRALGYDKIDVFSFSLGGMVAQALVVKHPELVRKLVLTGTGPKGGKDMDKVARVTYWDILRATLTRSDPKEFLFFNRNATGKPAARAFVNRLKERTVDRDVDIKTKAFQTQLKAIKKWGRSAPDDLSTLTQPTLIANGDNDRMVPSVLSEDLHQRIKGSELIIYPDSGHGGIFQFHDRFAPVAVEFLAP; this is translated from the coding sequence ATGAGCAGCACCGGCACCCCGAACGAAGCCGTCGTCACCTCCTACGCGAAGGCCCCGGCCCGCACCGTCAGCGCCGGTGGCGTCACCTACGCCTACCGGGAGCTGGGCCCGAAGGGCGGTATCCCCGTCGTCTTCTTCGTCCACCTCGCCGCCACCCTGGACAACTGGGACCCCCGCATCGTCGATCCCATCGCGCAGGGCCGTCACGTCATCGCCTTCGACAACCGCGGGGTCGGGGCGTCCACCGGCCAGGTGCCGGACAGTGTCGAGGCGATGGCCGACGACGCCTACACCTTCATCAGGGCGCTCGGATACGACAAGATCGACGTCTTCTCCTTCTCCCTCGGCGGCATGGTCGCCCAGGCCCTGGTGGTCAAGCACCCCGAGCTCGTCCGCAAGCTTGTCCTCACCGGCACCGGGCCCAAGGGCGGCAAGGACATGGACAAGGTCGCCAGAGTCACCTACTGGGACATCCTGCGCGCCACGTTGACCCGCTCGGACCCCAAGGAGTTCCTGTTCTTCAACCGCAACGCCACCGGCAAGCCCGCCGCGCGCGCGTTCGTCAACCGGCTCAAGGAGCGCACCGTCGACCGCGACGTGGACATCAAGACCAAGGCGTTCCAGACACAGCTGAAGGCGATCAAGAAGTGGGGGCGCTCCGCCCCCGACGACCTGTCGACGCTCACGCAGCCCACCCTGATCGCCAACGGCGACAACGACCGCATGGTGCCCTCGGTCCTGTCGGAGGACCTGCACCAGCGCATCAAGGGCAGTGAGCTGATCATCTACCCCGACTCCGGGCACGGCGGCATCTTCCAGTTCCACGACCGGTTCGCCCCCGTGGCGGTCGAGTTCCTCGCCCCGTGA
- a CDS encoding SDR family oxidoreductase, with protein sequence MPSLDGAVVLVTGANGGIGTHFVHDALDRGAAKVYATARSPRAWDDERIVPLALDVTDRASIDAAVAAAADVTVLVNNAGATPPSASLLDVTEADIRANMETNFFGPVFLARAFAPILAAKQGSILIDVHSVASWYAFGGAYSASKAALWSATNSLRIELAPMGVHVTGVHMGYVDTDMAAHAEGPKMLPTQLVTTVYDAVEAGEYEVLADQLTQGVKAALSGPVEALYPDLRGTNA encoded by the coding sequence ATGCCCTCCCTCGATGGAGCAGTCGTCCTCGTCACCGGCGCCAATGGCGGTATCGGCACCCACTTCGTCCACGACGCCCTGGATCGCGGCGCCGCCAAGGTCTACGCCACCGCCCGTTCCCCCCGCGCCTGGGACGACGAACGCATCGTCCCCCTGGCCCTTGACGTCACCGACCGCGCGTCGATCGACGCGGCCGTCGCCGCCGCGGCGGACGTCACCGTGCTCGTCAACAACGCGGGCGCCACCCCGCCGAGCGCGAGCCTGCTGGACGTCACCGAGGCGGACATCCGGGCGAACATGGAGACGAACTTCTTCGGACCGGTCTTCCTTGCCCGCGCCTTCGCACCGATCCTCGCCGCCAAGCAGGGGTCGATCCTCATCGACGTGCACTCCGTTGCCAGTTGGTACGCCTTCGGCGGCGCCTACAGCGCGTCCAAGGCCGCACTGTGGTCGGCCACCAACTCGCTGCGCATCGAGCTCGCACCCATGGGCGTCCACGTGACGGGCGTGCACATGGGTTACGTCGACACCGACATGGCCGCGCACGCCGAGGGACCCAAGATGCTGCCGACGCAGCTGGTGACGACGGTCTACGACGCGGTCGAGGCCGGCGAGTACGAGGTCTTGGCCGACCAGTTGACCCAGGGGGTCAAGGCGGCTCTGAGCGGCCCGGTCGAGGCGCTCTACCCGGACCTGCGCGGCACGAACGCCTGA
- a CDS encoding TetR/AcrR family transcriptional regulator, giving the protein MSVAPRPVGRRERNKQEKFDRIVAAATELFAEHGVDEVTTQQIADKADIGTGTLFLYAKTKGELLLLVQNAKYAEALEQGLADAETVPGVLDAVLAIVRPIVECNRIQIDNGRTYLREMVFGDPEEPRHGAALAIVAQTEEAVAAVLRRDERVAEGDAATLAHIVSAVMFLSMAVSVNIALSVEEIVQDIRGQVEVLLPR; this is encoded by the coding sequence ATGTCTGTCGCCCCCCGGCCGGTCGGACGGCGCGAGCGGAACAAGCAGGAGAAATTCGACCGCATCGTCGCTGCCGCGACTGAGTTGTTCGCCGAACACGGCGTCGATGAGGTCACAACCCAGCAGATCGCCGACAAGGCCGACATCGGCACCGGGACCCTGTTCCTTTACGCCAAGACCAAGGGCGAACTCCTCCTCCTTGTCCAGAACGCCAAGTACGCCGAAGCACTTGAGCAGGGCCTTGCGGACGCCGAGACCGTCCCAGGCGTGCTGGACGCGGTGCTGGCGATCGTCCGGCCGATCGTCGAGTGCAACCGCATCCAGATCGACAACGGACGCACCTACCTGCGAGAGATGGTCTTCGGCGACCCCGAGGAGCCCCGGCACGGTGCGGCACTCGCCATCGTCGCGCAGACCGAGGAGGCCGTCGCCGCCGTGCTCCGCCGAGACGAGCGGGTCGCGGAGGGCGACGCCGCGACGCTGGCACACATCGTGTCCGCCGTGATGTTCCTCAGCATGGCGGTGAGCGTGAACATCGCCTTGAGTGTCGAGGAGATCGTGCAGGACATCCGGGGGCAGGTTGAGGTCCTGCTGCCTCGCTGA
- a CDS encoding acetamidase/formamidase family protein, which yields MTAIDSPFLDVATTGFPILQPGHGAIASTTYVPATPGNTLWGRLPCEADPPCAVVRPGSVVTVDTISHEGVLEDQGRNPVEFFGRYGVGGSQVLDDAQQVADSGMPHDFDDDGPHLVTGPIAVAGARPGDLLAVTVLNLAPRVPYGMVSARHGFGALPGEMPSTPGPVFTFATALADHQGAWGRIAVDPTDPARGSLRFPLRPFLGVMGVAVPGDERPHSVPPGRHGGNIDISLLGEGATLFLPVQVDDALVYFGDPHFAQGDGEVALTAFEASLRATVKLEVVPGGAALRPGHGRVAPFAETDDYLVPIGLDKDLNEAMRDCVRCALDLLVTDYGIERHLAMAYLSAAGDFAVSQVVDDVKGVHARIRKSDFREVRRPH from the coding sequence ATGACCGCGATCGACTCGCCCTTCCTCGACGTCGCCACCACCGGCTTCCCGATCCTCCAGCCCGGCCACGGAGCGATCGCGTCGACGACCTACGTCCCGGCCACGCCGGGGAACACCCTGTGGGGCCGCCTTCCGTGCGAGGCGGACCCCCCGTGCGCCGTCGTTCGACCGGGCTCCGTCGTCACGGTCGACACGATCAGCCACGAGGGAGTGCTCGAGGACCAGGGCCGCAACCCGGTCGAGTTCTTCGGCCGTTACGGCGTCGGCGGCAGCCAGGTGCTCGACGACGCCCAGCAGGTGGCGGACTCCGGAATGCCGCACGACTTCGACGACGACGGACCGCACCTCGTCACCGGGCCGATCGCCGTGGCCGGCGCCCGGCCCGGCGATCTGCTCGCGGTGACCGTCCTCAACCTCGCCCCACGGGTTCCGTACGGCATGGTCTCCGCCCGCCACGGCTTCGGCGCACTCCCCGGCGAGATGCCGTCGACGCCCGGTCCTGTCTTCACCTTCGCCACGGCACTCGCGGATCACCAGGGCGCGTGGGGCCGGATTGCGGTGGATCCGACGGACCCCGCCCGCGGCTCACTCCGCTTCCCGCTGCGGCCTTTCCTCGGCGTGATGGGCGTGGCGGTGCCCGGGGACGAGCGACCGCACTCGGTGCCGCCGGGGCGCCACGGGGGCAACATCGACATCTCCCTGCTCGGCGAGGGCGCCACGCTGTTCCTCCCGGTGCAGGTCGACGACGCGCTGGTCTACTTCGGGGACCCGCACTTCGCTCAGGGCGACGGCGAGGTCGCCCTGACCGCGTTCGAGGCATCGTTGCGCGCCACCGTCAAGCTCGAGGTGGTGCCGGGCGGCGCGGCTCTGCGGCCCGGCCACGGGCGCGTCGCACCGTTCGCCGAGACGGACGACTATCTGGTGCCCATCGGCCTGGACAAGGATCTCAACGAGGCGATGCGCGACTGCGTGCGCTGCGCGCTCGACCTGCTCGTGACCGACTACGGCATCGAACGCCATCTGGCGATGGCGTACCTCAGCGCGGCAGGCGACTTCGCGGTCTCCCAGGTCGTCGACGACGTGAAGGGCGTCCACGCGAGGATCCGCAAGTCAGACTTCCGCGAGGTCCGTCGACCGCACTGA
- a CDS encoding enoyl-CoA hydratase/isomerase family protein, whose amino-acid sequence MSEHSTIHYERTSPQIAKITFANPPVNLITGETVLRLIEIVEELATDPDIQVVLFDSATPDFFYNHFDLAAAADFPAPEDPEAAPAWTNLVLELSRAPYITIAAIRGRTRGGGNELALALDLRYASREKAIFGQPEVGSGLLPGGGGAERLPRAIGRDRALEAILTSDDYDADTAERWGWVTRALPDSELDAFVGTVAARLASFDRTSLASAKAQVNRASLPPDADLVAAYGEFAHSLTLPGFLARAAGTQALAEQAGIDFEYRLGHYIGVANQQR is encoded by the coding sequence ATGAGCGAGCACAGCACCATCCACTACGAGCGCACCTCACCGCAGATCGCGAAGATCACCTTCGCCAACCCGCCCGTCAACCTCATCACCGGCGAGACCGTCCTGCGCCTCATCGAGATCGTCGAAGAACTGGCCACCGACCCGGACATCCAGGTCGTGCTGTTCGACAGCGCGACCCCCGACTTCTTCTACAACCACTTCGACCTGGCTGCCGCCGCCGACTTCCCCGCCCCCGAGGACCCGGAAGCGGCGCCGGCATGGACGAATCTGGTCCTGGAACTCTCCAGAGCGCCCTACATCACCATCGCGGCCATCCGGGGACGCACCCGCGGCGGCGGGAACGAGCTCGCCCTCGCCCTCGATCTGCGCTACGCCAGTCGTGAGAAGGCGATCTTCGGACAGCCCGAGGTCGGCAGCGGACTGCTGCCCGGCGGTGGCGGCGCCGAACGCCTCCCCCGGGCCATCGGACGCGACCGCGCCCTGGAAGCCATTCTTACCAGCGACGATTACGACGCCGACACCGCCGAGCGCTGGGGCTGGGTCACCCGCGCCCTCCCCGACAGTGAACTCGACGCCTTCGTCGGCACCGTCGCCGCCCGGCTCGCCTCCTTCGACCGCACCTCACTCGCCTCGGCCAAAGCCCAGGTCAACCGGGCATCCCTGCCCCCGGACGCGGACCTGGTCGCCGCGTACGGCGAGTTCGCCCACTCCCTCACCCTCCCCGGTTTCCTCGCCCGGGCCGCAGGCACGCAGGCCCTCGCCGAACAGGCCGGCATCGACTTCGAATACCGTCTCGGGCACTACATCGGCGTCGCCAACCAGCAACGCTGA
- a CDS encoding strictosidine synthase, translating into MSTSPAVAPLEVKKPLTSSILLWVRTDQPRQRGMDHWKGPHSGIISATPGLEEYRQIHLAEHNTGLWPATDGVQTAIPADRKIDGVAEVTFQSALAPLKGRKQTKLAYADEINVFRRTLLYAGPPNSSRWYDVAGPGQPVGARALIYLRRRDGVGSGAFRKFVNEQLAPALAGTGALTELRTQTFLPWIEKLWDTPDVAHDNPHDQHFHASVSLGFADTAARDAFFTGNLVQDLSNRLAPQVSAIHAYDVTAALTYVKNGDILPHYEE; encoded by the coding sequence ATGAGTACGTCACCGGCCGTCGCACCCCTGGAAGTGAAGAAGCCCCTCACCTCCTCGATCCTGCTGTGGGTGCGCACCGACCAGCCCCGCCAGAGGGGCATGGACCACTGGAAGGGCCCGCACTCAGGGATCATCTCCGCCACCCCGGGCCTGGAGGAGTACCGGCAGATCCACCTCGCCGAGCACAACACGGGCCTGTGGCCGGCCACCGACGGGGTCCAGACCGCGATTCCCGCCGACCGGAAGATCGACGGCGTCGCGGAAGTCACCTTCCAATCGGCGCTTGCACCCCTGAAAGGGCGCAAGCAGACGAAGCTGGCCTACGCCGACGAGATCAACGTGTTCCGCCGCACCCTGCTCTACGCCGGCCCGCCGAACTCATCCCGCTGGTACGACGTCGCAGGACCCGGACAGCCGGTCGGTGCCCGCGCGCTGATCTACCTTCGCCGCAGAGACGGGGTCGGCTCCGGCGCCTTCCGGAAGTTCGTCAACGAGCAGCTCGCCCCCGCGCTCGCCGGCACCGGAGCGCTGACGGAACTGCGCACGCAGACGTTCCTGCCCTGGATCGAAAAACTCTGGGACACCCCGGACGTCGCCCACGACAACCCCCACGACCAGCACTTCCACGCCTCGGTCAGCCTCGGGTTCGCCGACACCGCAGCACGGGACGCCTTCTTCACCGGCAACCTGGTCCAGGACCTGTCCAACCGTCTGGCACCGCAGGTCTCCGCGATCCACGCCTACGACGTCACCGCCGCCCTCACCTACGTCAAGAACGGCGACATCCTCCCGCACTACGAGGAGTGA
- a CDS encoding GOLPH3/VPS74 family protein, producing MKTDTTSGLCGDFMLAVYLDEQGRVPGYRTGLGFGLSGAMLMELALGGFIDVLDGRVVAVHGAQPRDRALGEVLVRIRSSRRLRTASEWVRALSIGAHKRLAVGLIAERVLVRTRGRLPLPAWWARRYDVLVGGRRDAVVRSLGVTADSSDRLIALAALASACGVASGGRDWSEYEAMLRSTNPVCAQILTAVADSVWLGTLSSWT from the coding sequence ATGAAGACCGATACCACCTCCGGCCTTTGCGGAGACTTCATGCTGGCTGTGTACCTGGACGAGCAAGGTCGTGTTCCCGGCTATCGCACCGGCCTCGGCTTCGGCCTGAGCGGCGCGATGCTGATGGAACTCGCTCTGGGTGGCTTCATCGACGTCCTGGACGGACGCGTTGTCGCCGTCCACGGTGCGCAGCCGCGTGACCGGGCGCTCGGCGAGGTGCTCGTCCGGATCCGGTCGTCTCGCAGACTGCGTACGGCGTCGGAGTGGGTCAGGGCTTTGAGCATCGGGGCGCACAAGCGGCTGGCGGTTGGCTTGATCGCTGAGCGTGTCCTCGTTCGCACGCGGGGACGGTTGCCGTTGCCGGCCTGGTGGGCTCGTCGCTACGACGTCCTGGTTGGAGGGAGGCGGGATGCCGTGGTCCGGTCCCTTGGTGTTACGGCTGATTCCTCTGATCGCTTGATCGCGCTGGCCGCACTGGCGAGTGCGTGTGGGGTCGCGTCGGGCGGCCGGGACTGGAGCGAGTACGAGGCGATGCTGCGGTCCACGAACCCGGTCTGTGCCCAGATCCTGACCGCGGTCGCCGACTCTGTGTGGCTCGGAACGCTCTCTTCCTGGACCTGA
- a CDS encoding NADP-dependent oxidoreductase: protein MRAFVVTKYKEPLQEADVPEPTVGEHDVLVRVEAAGLNPLDEKIRAGEFKQILPYKLPLILGNDVAGTVISAGTAVRGFKPGDEVYARPHQDRIGTFAERIAVAEGDLALKPASISMEEAGSLPLAALTAWQALVERGKVRPGQKVLIHAGAGGVGSIAIQLAAHLGASVATTASGSNADFVRALGADTVIDYRTQDFEQLLSGYDLVLDSIGGETLEKSLRVLRPGGKAIGIAGPPDPAFAREAGLNPLMRLAVAGLSGKIRRQAKKLGVTYEFLFMRASGDQLRQITTLIDQGVVRPVVGKVVRFDQTPQALQSLSQGGIRGKAVIANSRPSRPSRPS from the coding sequence ATGCGAGCGTTCGTCGTCACCAAGTACAAGGAGCCGCTGCAGGAGGCGGACGTCCCCGAACCCACCGTGGGGGAGCACGACGTGCTCGTCCGGGTGGAGGCCGCCGGACTGAACCCGCTGGATGAGAAGATCCGCGCCGGTGAGTTCAAGCAGATCCTGCCCTACAAGCTGCCGCTGATCCTGGGCAACGACGTCGCGGGCACCGTCATCAGCGCCGGGACGGCAGTTCGCGGCTTCAAGCCCGGAGACGAGGTCTACGCCCGGCCCCACCAGGACCGCATCGGCACGTTCGCCGAACGCATCGCCGTAGCGGAGGGCGACCTGGCGCTCAAGCCTGCTTCCATCAGCATGGAAGAGGCGGGCTCACTGCCGCTGGCGGCGCTCACGGCGTGGCAGGCGCTGGTGGAGCGCGGGAAGGTACGGCCCGGGCAGAAGGTCCTCATCCACGCCGGGGCCGGCGGGGTCGGTTCGATCGCGATCCAGCTCGCCGCGCACCTCGGTGCGAGCGTCGCCACGACCGCCAGCGGTTCCAACGCGGACTTCGTGCGCGCGCTCGGCGCGGACACGGTGATCGACTACCGCACCCAGGACTTCGAGCAGCTCCTGAGCGGCTACGACCTGGTGCTGGACAGCATCGGCGGGGAGACTCTGGAGAAGTCCCTGCGGGTGCTCAGGCCCGGCGGCAAGGCCATCGGGATCGCCGGTCCGCCGGACCCCGCGTTCGCCCGCGAGGCCGGCCTGAACCCGCTGATGCGCCTGGCGGTCGCAGGCCTGAGCGGCAAGATCCGCAGGCAGGCCAAGAAGCTCGGCGTGACGTACGAGTTCCTGTTCATGCGCGCCAGCGGCGACCAGCTCCGCCAGATCACCACCCTCATCGACCAGGGCGTGGTGCGCCCGGTCGTGGGAAAGGTGGTCCGCTTCGACCAGACCCCGCAGGCACTGCAGTCCCTGTCCCAGGGCGGCATCCGCGGCAAGGCCGTCATCGCAAACAGCCGACCCAGCCGACCCAGCCGACCCAGCTGA
- a CDS encoding sulfite exporter TauE/SafE family protein — protein MDVGDVVLIGGAGLVGGFVNSIAGGGSLLLFPALVAGGLGTVAANVTNSVALWPGYLGNVAALRGSSRPSSVMSLAVVSAVGAAAGCALLLLTPSRTFSVAVPFLVLGASALLAFQPRLRALLGADEGDHRVRLYAGTLAGAVYGGYFGGGLGVILMALLGLTLSAPLAEVSVLKGTLQLVVATVSLVVFALFGPVHWMIALVVAPASLVGGVLGGRLATRLSEPVLRAAVVGFGVLAGVWLGIRAFG, from the coding sequence ATGGATGTCGGCGACGTTGTTCTCATCGGCGGAGCCGGCCTTGTCGGTGGATTCGTCAACTCCATAGCCGGCGGCGGGTCACTGCTCCTCTTCCCCGCGCTGGTCGCCGGCGGGCTGGGTACGGTGGCCGCCAACGTCACCAACTCCGTGGCGCTCTGGCCGGGCTACCTGGGCAATGTCGCGGCACTGAGGGGGTCTTCCCGCCCGTCTTCCGTCATGTCACTGGCGGTCGTGTCCGCAGTGGGTGCCGCCGCCGGATGCGCGCTGCTGCTGCTCACTCCGTCGCGGACCTTCTCGGTCGCGGTGCCGTTCCTCGTCCTCGGCGCCAGTGCGCTCCTCGCCTTCCAGCCCCGGTTGCGGGCACTGCTCGGCGCCGACGAAGGTGACCATCGCGTCAGGCTCTACGCCGGCACGCTCGCCGGCGCGGTCTACGGCGGTTACTTCGGAGGTGGGCTGGGAGTCATCCTGATGGCTCTGCTCGGCCTGACGCTGTCCGCTCCGCTGGCCGAAGTGAGCGTACTCAAGGGGACGTTGCAGCTGGTCGTGGCCACCGTGTCGCTCGTCGTCTTCGCGTTGTTCGGCCCCGTGCACTGGATGATCGCGCTCGTGGTCGCGCCGGCGTCCCTTGTCGGCGGAGTGCTCGGCGGCCGGCTGGCGACGAGGCTGAGCGAGCCGGTACTGCGTGCCGCCGTGGTCGGATTCGGCGTACTGGCCGGCGTCTGGCTGGGCATCCGCGCCTTCGGCTGA
- a CDS encoding TetR/AcrR family transcriptional regulator, whose amino-acid sequence MGSGHMPIGRRERAKQAKRERIMTAARELFVEHGVDKVTTQQVARRADVAIGTLYLYASTKAELLIMVQNEKFAAAVDSGLAAANTAVGQGALERVIALIRPVVECVREHIENGRTYLHELVFGDPAEPYRQAGLALAGRLEDSVTGLLTRDEHIGAADAATLARVITAIIHISTTATVYLHRSDDAVLADIRAQIHATLAPHHRAA is encoded by the coding sequence ATGGGAAGCGGTCACATGCCGATCGGGCGCCGCGAGCGGGCCAAACAGGCCAAGCGCGAGCGCATCATGACCGCAGCCCGCGAGCTGTTCGTCGAACACGGCGTCGACAAGGTCACGACGCAGCAGGTTGCCCGCCGGGCCGATGTCGCGATCGGGACGCTCTACCTGTACGCGTCCACCAAGGCCGAGTTGCTGATCATGGTGCAGAACGAGAAGTTCGCCGCCGCCGTCGATTCCGGCCTCGCCGCCGCGAACACCGCCGTCGGACAGGGCGCGCTGGAGCGGGTCATCGCTCTCATCCGTCCCGTAGTGGAGTGCGTGAGGGAGCACATCGAGAACGGCCGCACATACCTGCACGAACTCGTCTTCGGCGACCCGGCCGAGCCCTACCGGCAAGCGGGCCTGGCCCTTGCCGGCCGTCTCGAGGACAGCGTCACCGGCCTGCTCACGCGCGACGAGCACATCGGTGCCGCCGACGCGGCAACGCTGGCGCGGGTGATCACCGCGATCATCCACATCAGCACCACCGCCACCGTGTACCTGCACCGCAGCGACGATGCCGTCCTCGCCGACATCCGCGCCCAGATCCACGCCACCCTGGCGCCCCACCACCGCGCCGCATGA